TCGTAGGCGTCCACATCGTACTCCTTGCAGACGTTCCCGAGTTCGTTGACGAGACTGACCTTCGTGGCGAGAAAGGCGTTGTTCGCGTACTTAATCATCTCCGCTTCGCGGGTACCCGTCTCGACGACGTCGGCATCGGAGTGGTCGAGCAGTGGTTCGAAGACGGCGTGTAGTCGCTCGGTGGCCGTCTCGGAGTCGGTCCCGAAGACGACTTTGTCGGGGTGCAGGAAGTCTTCGACTGCGCTCCCCTCGCGGAGGAATTCCGGGTTCATCGCGACGTGGAGGTCCTCGCCGAGTGCTTTCCCAGATTCTTCTGCGAGAATCGGCGCGAGCGTCTCTTCGGTCGTCCCCGGGACGACTGTGGATTTGACGACGACGACGTGGTCGCCGTCTTTCTCGGCGAGGGTCGCGCCCAGCGAGCGGGCACCCGCTTCCATCGCGCCGAGGTCGATACTGCCGTCGTCTCTGGAGGGCGTCGGCAGCGCAAGGAAAGTCACGTCGGTCTCGCGGATGGTGTCGTAGTCGGTCGTCGCGCGAAGACGATCACCGCCGTACTCCGCGACGAGGTCGTCCAGTCCCGGTTCGTGAATCGGTGCCCCGCCGTCGTTGATTCGTGCGACGATACTTTCGTCGATGTCCACGTTCGTCACGTTGTGGCCGAGGTCGGCGAAGCAGGCGGCGACCGTCGTTCCGACGTAGCCGCTGCCGACGATGCTGAGATTCATTGCAGTACACGTCTATTGGGGTGTTCTTCAGACTTCGGATACATTCGAGACTAAAAGTATTTAACACTCCAGTGTTGGGCACAGAACAATGAAAGCCGTCGTACTCGCTGCAGGGGAGGGAACTCGCCTGCGGCCGCTGACCGAAGACAAACCGAAGGGAATGGTCGAAGTCGACGGGAAACCGATTCTCACCCACTGCTTCGAGCAACTCGCTGACCTCGGGGCCGACGAGTTCGTGGTCGTGGTCGGCTACCGCAAGCAAGACATCATCAGCCACTACGGCGATGAGTTCGACGAGATTCCAGTCACGTACGCTCATCAGCGTGAGCAGAACGGGTTGGCTCACGCCCTCATCACGGTCGAAGAGCACATTGATGACGACTTTATGTTGATGCTGGGCGACAACATCTTCGACGCGAACTTAGAAGACGTGGTCTCGCGCCAACAGGAAGACCGGGCCGATGCCGCGTTCCTCACTGAAGAAGTACCCTACGAGGAGGCTGGTCGATACGGTGTCTGTGACACGAACCATTTCGGCGAAATCACGGATGTCGTCGAGAAGCCTGAGGACCCGCCATCGAATCTCGTGATGACCGGCTTCTATACGTTCACGCCCGCCATCTTCCATGCCTGTCATCTCGTCCAACCGTCGAACCGCGGCGAGTACGAGATCAGCGAAGCGATCGACCTGCTCATCCAGAGTGGCCGCACCATCGACGCGATTCGCATGGACGGCTGGCGTGTCGACGTGGGGTATCCGGAAGACCAAGAGAAGGCCGAACAACTCCTGCAGGGCGACGACCCCGCCGAACTCGTCGAAGCGTCTGCGGAGTAACGATAACCCGGTGACTTTTTACTGACCGCGTTCGCCACAGCAAGATAATGCAAATACTCGTTACTGGTGGAGCGGGCTTCATCGGCGGTCATCTCGCCGAAGGGTTCGCTCGTGACGGCCACGACGTCGTGGTCCTCGATAGCTTCGAGCCATTCTACGACCTCGGCATCAAGGACCACAACGTCGAAGCAGGGCGAAACGCGGCTGAAGATGGTGGTGGC
The sequence above is a segment of the Halorussus halophilus genome. Coding sequences within it:
- the aglM gene encoding UDP-glucose 6-dehydrogenase AglM; protein product: MNLSIVGSGYVGTTVAACFADLGHNVTNVDIDESIVARINDGGAPIHEPGLDDLVAEYGGDRLRATTDYDTIRETDVTFLALPTPSRDDGSIDLGAMEAGARSLGATLAEKDGDHVVVVKSTVVPGTTEETLAPILAEESGKALGEDLHVAMNPEFLREGSAVEDFLHPDKVVFGTDSETATERLHAVFEPLLDHSDADVVETGTREAEMIKYANNAFLATKVSLVNELGNVCKEYDVDAYEVADAIGLDDRIGEQFLRSGVGWGGSCFPKDVAALIAAARAVEYEPSLLEAAVEVNDKQPKRLLDLLDSHVDVAGKQVAVLGLSFKPGTDDVRNSRAIPVIEGLLDRNAEVVAYDPVAAENMREHFPDIEYVNSAAATLEDAHGAVVVTDWDEFAALDQEFDAMADAVVVDGRRIIERRDGITYEGLTW
- the aglF gene encoding UTP--glucose-1-phosphate uridylyltransferase AglF, giving the protein MKAVVLAAGEGTRLRPLTEDKPKGMVEVDGKPILTHCFEQLADLGADEFVVVVGYRKQDIISHYGDEFDEIPVTYAHQREQNGLAHALITVEEHIDDDFMLMLGDNIFDANLEDVVSRQQEDRADAAFLTEEVPYEEAGRYGVCDTNHFGEITDVVEKPEDPPSNLVMTGFYTFTPAIFHACHLVQPSNRGEYEISEAIDLLIQSGRTIDAIRMDGWRVDVGYPEDQEKAEQLLQGDDPAELVEASAE